The Magnetococcus sp. PR-3 DNA window GATGTGGGTAAAGGGTGTGCGCAGGCCTTCCGTGGTTTGGGTGCAACTGTATGGGTGACTGAAATTGATCCCATCTGTGCCCTGCAGGCTGCTATGGAAGGTTACCGTGTGGTGACCATGGATGAGGCTGCTTCCCAAGCGGATATCTTTGTTACCGCAACAGGTAATAAGGACATTATTACCCGTGCACATATGGAGCAGATGAAGGATCAGGCCATTGTTTGTAATATTGGTCACTTTGATTCTGAAATTGACATTGCTTCGATCCGTGAGCTGAAGTGGGATAACATCAAGCCACAGGTTGATCATGTAACCATGCCCAACGGCAACCGTATTATCGTGTTGGCTGAGGGTCGTTTGGTTAACTTGGGCTGTGCAACAGGTCACCCCAGTTTTGTGATGTCCAACAGCTTCACCAACCAGGTGATGGCACAAATTGAGCTGTTCCATAGTGCGGATAAGTATGAGAACAAGGTCTATGTGCTGCCTAAGCATTTGGATGAAAAAGTGGCCCGTCTGCACTTGGGTAAAGTCGGTGCAAACCTGACCACGTTAAGCCAGGATCAGGCGGATTATCTGGGTATTCCTGTGGATGGACCCTACAAGCCTGAGCACTATCGCTACTAAGTTCTTGCTTGCAGTTGCGGTTATAGCAGGCCCTCATCTGTACAGATGGGGGCCTGTTTTTTTATGGGCGGCGAACCAGTAGCGTCTCGACTTGGCGTGCCTTCCATCAAAGCGATATCTCAACCGTATGCCCTGCTTTGTATACAAATGATGCTGTGTCTTTGAGGTGGCGAGATTTATGCACAGAATGACGGGTAGGTCCCTCAGCGGTAAACTGGCTAACAGCGTTCTTACCCTGACGAGCCTGTATGAGATTGAATGGATTACTTAGCAGTCTGTAAAAGTAGGTTTATGGAAGAATAGATAATCTTTTTAGTCTGTTAATTATCTAGATAAGATTTGTGTAGGATGATGAGAATACGCCAATAATATGGAATTGTGGTTGGGCGTAGTAGCAGGTTGTGATGGGATCCATTATCTATTTTTAGTCTGCCTTTGACCGTTGATGGTAATGAATATGTACAGGAAGCAAGAACAACCACAAATATTGGCGGAAATCGCCTATATGCCTCAATTAGATAGCATACGTGCTGTGGCCGTAGGTTTGGTCGTGCTCCTGCATTGGGTGCCTGGACAGGGGGTCTTATGGTTAAGGGGGAGCAGTGGGGTTCACCTGTTTTTTGTCATTAGTGGTTTTCTTATTACTTCTATTCTCTTGACAGCACGGGAAAAAAGTACGGATCAAAAGCGCTTTCAAATTGTACGTCGTTTTTACATGAGAAGGGCGTTACGTATCTTCCCGCTTTACTATCTGCTGATCCTATTTGCACTCTTTATTGGTATTGAAGATGTGGCGGATAGCTTTCCGTGGCACTTTTTTTATGGCACAAATTTCTTTATTGCTTTTAAGGGAGAATATCACGGCTTTGTGACCCATTTTTGGTCTTTGGCCGCCGAGGAACAATTTTACTTACTCTGGCCCACTTTAGTGCTTTTTCTCCCGATGGCCCGTCTGGGAGGGCTCTTTGTGGGGGTGGTTATTTTTGGTATTGGTTTTAATGCCCTTGGTATAGGCATGGGGTGGTTCAGTAGTCATTTTGGATACTATTTTCCAGCTTGGAGTTTCTCCTTTATGGGTATGGGGGCGCTTTTTGCTTTTTGGCGATTTCAATGCGTACAAGGTGTTGGTGCACCTTGGAAAGGTCTATTTTTAGAGAAACTTCCCATCTTGGGATTAATGGGAGCTCTTCTCTTAACGCTCTATTATTTTCAAACAGGTGGCGAAGTCCCCAAGAGTGTTTGGGGCATTTTTATCTACAATACACTCTATATGCTAACGTTAGCTTCAGTTGTGGTAGCAGCTGGGAAAACGATCAAAGGGCCTGTGGGTGCTGTCTTGATGTTCCCGCCTTTTCGCTATATCGGGCGTATTAGCTATGGCATCTATCTGCTTCACCCTTTTGTGATCACAGGTGTTAATCTTCTGTTTAACCATTATGGCTACTCTATTATGGAGATTTTTGGACCCATTGGACGGATGCTTTTTTTAGTTTCTATTTTGATTCTTATCACATCCCTCTCTTGGTTTGCTTTTGAGACGCCAATCAATCGACTTAAGCGGTTTGTTCCTTACCATTAAGATCCTGTTGCAGGCAGGCGAGATCTGCTCACCATGATTAGGATGCGGAATCTCCTTAGCTTGGGGGGAGATGCATCCGTGCATGCGCCTGCCGGACCAGCTTGGGAATATCCAACTGTTGAGGGCAGCGGGGCAGACAGTCACCACAGTCACTACAGGTATCCCCTTTTGCGCCAGGAACCCAATGGCTCTGTGGCTCCATAAGGCCATAACGGTATTGGGCAAAGGGGGTCATGTCATGAGCCAGGGCCAAATGCTCTAGGCGCAACAGATCTGGCATCTCAATACGTTCTGGGCAGGGTAGGCATTGGGTGCAGATACCACACCGGTCCAACAGGGTGGGGGCCGCGGCTTCTTTAAGTTGAATTTCAACCTGGCGTTCTTCTTTTCCCCAATATGGTTTTCCCATGGCCAACGAGTGCAGGTGTAGATCCAGATGGTTAGGTTCACTCATGCCAACGGTCATGGTATGAATGTGTGGGTGAGAGAGGATCCAGCGTTCATTATAGTTGGCAATGGGTAAGGGTTGGCTCTGCTGGGCCAGACGCGCTGGGGGGGTATAGAGCATCCCACCTTTATCCTGTGGTGAAATGATAAAGATCCCCATGTCTTTGGCTGCCGCAGCATCGATGGCCGCCCGGTTGCCTTGACGGAAAAAGTAGTAGTGAAGATTGATAAACTCAAAGCAGTCGGTCTGAATGGCCTGTAAAATGACCGGTAAGGGTGCATGGGTTGCAAAGCCAATATGACCAATCTTTCCCTCTTTTTTCATGGCTTGTAAAGCTGAGAAGGGGCCGCCGGGTCGTAGGCTCATATCCAGTAATGCTTGGGTATTCACCCCGTGCAGGGCGAAAAACTCCATATGATCTATCCCCATAAACTGTAGCGCATTCTCCACATGGGTTCGCATCTCTGCGGCGGTTTCTGTAGGGCTGGCTTTGGACATGATCATATATTGATCACGGGTTTGGCGTAATTTGGGGAGTGTTTGGCCAATAAGCCGTTCACTTTTGCCATAGCCTTTGGCTGTTTCGATCAAATTTACCCCACCATCTAGAACCGTTTGTAGCATCTCATGACAGTGATCCAGGCTGGCTTGGGGGAGCTGATCATGGGGCTCATCCCACCCTTGAACAAAGCGCATACCGCCCATGGTAAAGACAGATACCTGTTTCTCAGTTTTTCCAAAACGTCTGTATTCCATGGTGTTATATGCTCAGTAGGGGTGGCTTTGTAAGGGAAGGTCATCTTAAAGACTAGCTTAACGTGCCCAATAAGCTTGGAACAGTTTTTTTGTGGTTGGCGGTGTTTTGATTGTTTAAATAACCACCTTAACTACATTGATTAGGTGAATAACCGTGGCGACAGCTCTGTTGTTGGATACTTGCGTGCTTAAAGAGCTGTTCTGGCATGCATTCCAGGGATCACACCATACCCTGTGAAAATAGGCAGCTACAGGTTTGGCCCTGTAGGATGGGTAAGCTAGGGGAGCAGCCGCTTGAAAATGCGGTGTGTCTAGCCAGCGTCTACCAAGCTAGACAGGCCCCCCAATCGGTTGCTGTGGGGTTTGGTCAGGTTTTAGCAAGTTGCCGTTTATCTCATAAGGTCAGTAACGGGATGGTGGCTTAGTCGGTTGGCTGCCCCATGCTGCGATAGGTTTCAATGGCATGAAGTAAGCCTTTTTTACGAATGGGTTTTGTCATGTGGGCATCGCACCCTGCTTGTAAGGACTTGGCTTCATCTTCCTTCATGGCATGGGCCGTTAATGCAATGATGGGAAGCGGCGTGCGTCCCTCTTTGCTTTCCCATGCACGGATGGTGCGGGTGGCGCTATAACCATCCATTACAGGCATCTGTACATCCATGAAGATCAAATCGATTCCGCCAGCCATAACCCGTTCCACAGCCTCTTGCCCATGGATGGCCTCCTCCACCTGATAGGGTGATTTTTTCAAGAAGGTACGCACCAAAGTACGGTTATCATCAGAATCATCC harbors:
- a CDS encoding acyltransferase family protein; the encoded protein is MVMNMYRKQEQPQILAEIAYMPQLDSIRAVAVGLVVLLHWVPGQGVLWLRGSSGVHLFFVISGFLITSILLTAREKSTDQKRFQIVRRFYMRRALRIFPLYYLLILFALFIGIEDVADSFPWHFFYGTNFFIAFKGEYHGFVTHFWSLAAEEQFYLLWPTLVLFLPMARLGGLFVGVVIFGIGFNALGIGMGWFSSHFGYYFPAWSFSFMGMGALFAFWRFQCVQGVGAPWKGLFLEKLPILGLMGALLLTLYYFQTGGEVPKSVWGIFIYNTLYMLTLASVVVAAGKTIKGPVGAVLMFPPFRYIGRISYGIYLLHPFVITGVNLLFNHYGYSIMEIFGPIGRMLFLVSILILITSLSWFAFETPINRLKRFVPYH
- a CDS encoding aldo/keto reductase, which produces MEYRRFGKTEKQVSVFTMGGMRFVQGWDEPHDQLPQASLDHCHEMLQTVLDGGVNLIETAKGYGKSERLIGQTLPKLRQTRDQYMIMSKASPTETAAEMRTHVENALQFMGIDHMEFFALHGVNTQALLDMSLRPGGPFSALQAMKKEGKIGHIGFATHAPLPVILQAIQTDCFEFINLHYYFFRQGNRAAIDAAAAKDMGIFIISPQDKGGMLYTPPARLAQQSQPLPIANYNERWILSHPHIHTMTVGMSEPNHLDLHLHSLAMGKPYWGKEERQVEIQLKEAAAPTLLDRCGICTQCLPCPERIEMPDLLRLEHLALAHDMTPFAQYRYGLMEPQSHWVPGAKGDTCSDCGDCLPRCPQQLDIPKLVRQAHARMHLPPS